One window of Nocardia sp. NBC_00508 genomic DNA carries:
- a CDS encoding DUF4254 domain-containing protein has translation MNQTSEDRAIPGKELLLAAFRGLPHIDHPMLEAAGELAQLHRTRERTPLSRCDKLDRRRAQLVRGIDRWVTLAAPIPPPAAPEHSETVGRMVDRLAMLVAQAFAALAYAPDAVFYDAWIQIDELADGYQDLIDDLRTGARRLPEGHYDRW, from the coding sequence GTGAATCAGACGTCCGAGGACCGGGCGATTCCCGGAAAGGAACTGCTGCTAGCGGCATTTCGCGGCCTACCGCACATAGATCACCCGATGCTGGAGGCGGCCGGCGAATTGGCTCAGCTGCACCGGACTCGCGAACGCACACCGCTCAGCCGGTGCGACAAACTCGACCGGCGACGGGCGCAATTGGTCCGCGGCATCGACCGCTGGGTCACCTTGGCGGCGCCGATCCCGCCTCCCGCCGCGCCCGAACACTCCGAGACCGTGGGCCGAATGGTGGACCGCCTGGCCATGCTCGTCGCCCAGGCATTCGCGGCTCTCGCCTACGCGCCCGACGCCGTCTTCTACGACGCCTGGATCCAGATCGACGAATTGGCCGACGGCTACCAGGATCTCATCGATGACCTGCGCACCGGGGCCAGGCGACTACCCGAGGGGCACTACGACCGCTGGTAA
- a CDS encoding C40 family peptidase, with protein MTTFEDIEIDLPYPAYAKEGLKAVVDLAEEYMQRSIVLFASGFDGGQPDMIAWLAENELLSKEGRKLTEDGAQKLQPKASVMTDGYGENSGKIQERAEQLRTYNGSVNQSAIASFDTSNKAFQDVIGIVDELKAELSGEHQVTRWPDGNLYLTVAEEVRLLRLIAEAVDAVHDRIEDADRGMQRDAKNIYDLMPDLPRNPYGSAPDVGSQGPWAQAPSTAKIAPGNGSRDDIVAKAQEQLRLGVTESGGNNIPVFRGPDGKLYKAPYNINDAWCAAFSTWVWDQSGYNVDWSNKNYVPAIWNDAKHLGLAAHISSAQRGDMIIFDWEGDGTPDHVGIVESVDPRTGRINTIEGNSSDRLQNQSYSMNSGSLVGVVRPPSSAADRAS; from the coding sequence ATGACGACCTTCGAAGACATCGAGATCGATCTTCCGTATCCCGCCTACGCCAAAGAGGGGCTCAAAGCGGTCGTCGACCTGGCGGAAGAATACATGCAGCGTTCGATCGTGCTGTTCGCGTCCGGTTTCGACGGCGGGCAGCCGGACATGATCGCTTGGCTGGCGGAGAACGAGCTGCTCAGCAAGGAAGGGCGCAAGCTCACCGAGGACGGTGCTCAGAAGCTCCAGCCGAAAGCGTCGGTGATGACCGACGGCTACGGCGAGAATAGCGGCAAAATCCAGGAGAGAGCGGAGCAACTGCGAACGTATAACGGCAGTGTCAATCAAAGCGCCATCGCGAGCTTCGACACGTCGAACAAGGCGTTCCAGGACGTGATCGGAATCGTGGACGAGCTCAAAGCCGAGCTGAGTGGGGAGCATCAGGTGACTCGGTGGCCAGATGGCAACCTGTACCTGACCGTCGCCGAGGAAGTCCGGTTGCTGCGCCTGATTGCGGAGGCAGTGGACGCTGTGCACGACCGGATCGAGGACGCGGACAGGGGCATGCAAAGGGACGCCAAGAATATCTACGATCTGATGCCGGACCTCCCCCGCAACCCTTACGGTAGCGCGCCGGATGTCGGGAGCCAGGGGCCGTGGGCGCAGGCCCCGAGCACGGCCAAAATCGCCCCCGGTAACGGAAGCCGGGACGATATTGTCGCGAAGGCGCAGGAGCAGCTGAGGCTCGGTGTTACCGAAAGCGGCGGCAACAATATCCCGGTGTTCCGCGGCCCGGACGGCAAACTTTACAAAGCCCCCTACAACATCAACGACGCATGGTGCGCGGCCTTCTCCACCTGGGTGTGGGATCAGTCCGGTTACAACGTCGACTGGAGCAACAAGAATTACGTGCCCGCCATCTGGAACGACGCCAAACACTTGGGATTGGCGGCGCATATATCGAGTGCCCAGAGAGGGGACATGATCATCTTCGACTGGGAGGGCGATGGAACCCCGGACCATGTGGGCATCGTGGAATCCGTGGACCCCAGAACCGGCCGAATCAACACGATCGAAGGAAATTCCAGTGATCGTCTGCAGAACCAGAGTTATTCCATGAACTCAGGATCGCTCGTCGGCGTCGTCAGGCCGCCATCCTCTGCGGCCGACAGGGCATCCTGA
- a CDS encoding APC family permease gives MSDIAVNPTGHSEPELKRVMGPGLLLLFVVGDILGTGIYALTGKVANEVGGAVWVPFLVAFLVALITGFSYLELVTKYPHAAGAALYTHKAFGIHFLTFMVAFAVMSSGITSASTASRAFAANFAEAFDLDIGTGIAVTVIALVFMTVVAAVNLRGVSEGVKLNVLLTCVELTGLLIVIGVGCWALGVGDGDFSRIVEFDTGERSALGGVIVATTLAFFAMVGFEDSVNMAEECKEPSRIFPKVLLAGLLITGLIYVLVSISAIALVPADQLGQGDTPLLKVVEVGAPDFPTHVFAYITMFAVANSALINMLMASRLIYGMARQGVLPRPFGNVGERRRTPYNAIVFTTLLALGLIVFVGEVPELGGTTALLLLAVFTVVNVAVLVLRRDKVAHKHFHTPTPLPILGAVTCGFLVTPFTDRNPAQYAIAGVLLAIGVALWGLNYLAIRAMRAQPLATEPPTE, from the coding sequence ATGTCCGATATCGCCGTGAATCCGACAGGCCACTCCGAGCCCGAACTAAAACGGGTGATGGGGCCGGGGCTGCTGCTGCTTTTCGTCGTCGGTGACATCCTGGGCACCGGCATCTACGCGCTCACCGGCAAGGTGGCCAACGAGGTCGGCGGCGCCGTGTGGGTTCCTTTCCTCGTCGCGTTCCTGGTCGCGCTCATCACCGGTTTCAGCTATCTCGAGCTGGTCACCAAGTATCCGCACGCCGCGGGCGCCGCCCTGTACACGCACAAGGCTTTCGGCATCCATTTCCTCACCTTCATGGTCGCCTTCGCGGTGATGAGCTCCGGGATCACCTCCGCCTCCACCGCCTCGCGAGCCTTCGCGGCCAACTTCGCCGAAGCCTTCGACCTGGATATCGGCACCGGTATCGCGGTGACGGTGATCGCGCTGGTGTTCATGACGGTGGTGGCGGCGGTCAACCTGCGCGGGGTGAGCGAGGGCGTGAAGCTCAACGTGCTGCTCACCTGTGTGGAGCTGACCGGCCTGCTGATCGTCATCGGCGTCGGTTGCTGGGCGTTGGGCGTCGGCGACGGCGATTTCTCGCGCATCGTGGAATTCGACACCGGTGAGCGCAGCGCGCTCGGCGGCGTCATCGTGGCCACCACGCTCGCGTTCTTCGCCATGGTCGGGTTCGAGGACTCGGTGAACATGGCCGAGGAGTGCAAGGAACCGAGCCGGATCTTCCCGAAGGTGCTGCTCGCCGGGCTTTTGATCACGGGGCTCATCTACGTCTTGGTGTCCATCAGCGCGATCGCGCTCGTCCCCGCCGACCAACTCGGCCAGGGCGATACACCATTGCTGAAGGTGGTCGAGGTCGGCGCGCCCGACTTCCCGACGCACGTCTTCGCGTACATCACCATGTTCGCGGTCGCCAACTCGGCGCTGATCAACATGCTGATGGCCAGCCGCCTGATCTACGGGATGGCCAGGCAGGGTGTGCTGCCGCGACCGTTCGGCAATGTGGGCGAGCGGCGCCGCACCCCCTACAACGCCATTGTCTTCACCACGCTGCTCGCGCTCGGGCTCATCGTGTTCGTCGGCGAGGTGCCCGAACTCGGCGGCACCACCGCGCTGCTACTGCTGGCGGTGTTCACCGTGGTCAACGTGGCCGTCCTGGTGCTGCGGCGAGACAAGGTGGCACACAAGCACTTCCACACGCCGACGCCACTGCCCATCCTCGGCGCGGTGACCTGCGGATTCCTCGTCACACCGTTCACCGACCGCAATCCGGCGCAATACGCCATCGCGGGCGTGCTGCTGGCCATCGGTGTCGCGCTGTGGGGCCTGAACTACCTGGCCATCCGTGCCATGCGGGCGCAACCCCTGGCCACCGAGCCGCCCACGGAGTAA
- a CDS encoding helix-turn-helix domain-containing protein — protein MAGKRTVLTVRLRRLAAMLHEMREYAQLSKEEVSAKTGINVTTLYRIETAQARPQRRTLMAMLDLYRIGDDQRDDALELLSDALKPGMSRAYEGSVSEVYAAYINFESEALSARHYQTSIIPGLLQTYEYATAVIDTSMPKLEASVMESRARARMDRAANLSKEEPLELWVVMDEAAIRRTVGGPSVMRGQLERLLLETKRKNVILQILPFDAGAHPGMAGPFTLLDFPDPADPELVYVEGIAGDELIEGHTEIRRFGVIFDQLRAMALSPRDSAAMIVDAAHRMD, from the coding sequence ATGGCAGGCAAGCGCACCGTACTGACCGTCCGGTTGCGACGTCTGGCGGCAATGCTGCACGAGATGCGCGAGTACGCCCAGCTCAGCAAAGAAGAAGTCAGCGCGAAGACCGGGATCAACGTCACCACCCTGTACCGGATCGAGACCGCGCAGGCGCGTCCGCAGCGCCGCACCCTCATGGCGATGCTCGACCTGTACCGCATCGGCGACGACCAGCGCGATGACGCACTGGAGTTGCTGTCGGACGCGTTGAAGCCCGGCATGTCGCGCGCCTACGAGGGCAGCGTGTCGGAGGTGTACGCCGCCTACATCAACTTCGAGTCCGAGGCGCTGTCCGCCCGTCACTACCAAACCTCCATCATCCCAGGGCTTTTGCAGACCTACGAGTACGCGACGGCGGTGATCGACACCTCGATGCCGAAACTGGAGGCGTCGGTCATGGAGAGCAGGGCGAGGGCCAGGATGGATCGCGCGGCCAACCTCTCCAAGGAGGAGCCGCTCGAGCTGTGGGTGGTGATGGACGAGGCCGCGATCCGGCGCACGGTCGGCGGCCCCTCGGTGATGCGCGGCCAGCTCGAGCGGCTGCTGCTGGAAACCAAGCGCAAGAACGTGATCTTGCAGATCCTGCCGTTCGACGCGGGCGCGCACCCGGGCATGGCCGGGCCCTTCACGCTGCTGGATTTCCCTGATCCCGCCGACCCCGAACTGGTCTATGTCGAGGGCATCGCGGGTGACGAGCTGATCGAGGGGCACACCGAAATCCGGCGCTTCGGCGTCATCTTCGACCAGCTGCGCGCCATGGCACTGAGCCCGCGCGACTCCGCGGCCATGATCGTGGACGCCGCGCACCGAATGGACTAG